A window of Mucilaginibacter paludis DSM 18603 contains these coding sequences:
- a CDS encoding type I phosphomannose isomerase catalytic subunit, whose protein sequence is MSALYPLKFKTIYKDKIWGGNKIKTYLGKDFSPLPNCGETWEISGVKSDVSVVESGSLAGQSLADILEEYKDELVGKKVYDRFGNIFPLLVKFIDANDWLSIQVHPDDTLAKERHNSFGKTEMWYIIEADPGSTLITGFNQQVDEKIYLDKLNSGHLTDILNKEEANAGDVFFLPAGRVHTIGKGLLLAEVQQTSDITYRIYDFDRVDDKGNKRELHTEEALAAIDYKQYPDYKTQYTPQINEDVALVSCPYFTTNVMEFTEGTTKDYSDLDSFVIYICVAGAYSLVYQNETYEVKMGECILLPNTVNQVEIKTESGFKILESYIA, encoded by the coding sequence ATGTCGGCATTGTATCCATTAAAGTTCAAAACCATTTATAAAGACAAAATATGGGGTGGTAACAAAATCAAAACCTATTTAGGTAAAGATTTTTCGCCGCTGCCCAATTGTGGCGAAACCTGGGAAATATCGGGTGTTAAGTCCGACGTATCGGTAGTAGAGAGCGGCAGCTTAGCAGGCCAATCATTAGCTGATATTTTAGAAGAGTACAAGGATGAGCTGGTGGGTAAAAAAGTGTACGACAGGTTTGGCAATATCTTTCCGTTGCTGGTGAAGTTTATCGATGCCAACGACTGGCTTTCTATCCAGGTACACCCCGATGATACGCTGGCTAAAGAGCGCCATAACTCGTTCGGCAAAACAGAGATGTGGTATATTATCGAAGCCGATCCGGGTTCAACCCTGATAACCGGCTTTAACCAGCAGGTTGATGAAAAAATATATTTGGATAAATTAAACAGCGGTCATTTAACCGATATCCTGAATAAGGAAGAGGCTAACGCAGGTGACGTTTTCTTTTTACCGGCTGGCCGTGTGCATACGATAGGCAAAGGCTTGTTATTAGCAGAGGTGCAGCAAACATCGGATATTACTTACCGGATTTATGATTTTGACCGCGTTGACGACAAAGGTAACAAGCGCGAACTGCACACAGAAGAGGCTTTGGCCGCTATTGACTACAAGCAATATCCCGACTACAAAACTCAATATACCCCTCAGATTAATGAAGACGTTGCCTTGGTAAGCTGCCCTTACTTTACAACCAACGTAATGGAATTTACCGAAGGGACAACCAAAGATTACTCTGATCTTGATTCATTTGTAATATACATTTGTGTGGCCGGTGCTTATAGCCTGGTATACCAAAATGAAACTTATGAAGTAAAAATGGGCGAATGTATTTTGCTGCCCAATACCGTGAATCAGGTTGAAATTAAAACAGAATCGGGTTTTAAAATTCTGGAAAGTTATATCGCGTAA
- a CDS encoding response regulator, whose product MTILKPINTVCVVDDDKIYVYGLKKLMSLKQLSSNLIEFPNGKEAIDFLINPDNNCKLPDVIFLDINMPVMDGWDFMENYARIKPTLGKKITVYMVSSSINQEDINRAKNISHITDYVVKPVTYDKLLELFKEAA is encoded by the coding sequence ATGACAATCCTAAAACCCATTAACACCGTGTGCGTAGTAGACGATGACAAGATCTACGTGTACGGATTAAAGAAATTAATGTCTTTAAAGCAACTATCATCAAATTTAATAGAATTTCCGAACGGAAAAGAGGCGATTGACTTTTTGATAAACCCGGATAACAACTGCAAGTTACCTGATGTCATCTTCCTGGATATCAACATGCCTGTAATGGACGGCTGGGATTTCATGGAAAATTATGCCCGCATTAAACCAACTTTGGGGAAAAAGATCACCGTTTACATGGTTAGCTCCTCTATCAACCAAGAAGATATTAACAGGGCAAAAAATATATCGCACATTACAGACTATGTAGTTAAGCCTGTTACTTACGATAAATTACTTGAGCTATTTAAGGAAGCCGCCTAA